GTTTATCTTTACATAAATTAGTTACTGATGGAAGAATTCACCCAGCAAGAATTGAAGAAGTTGTAAGTAAAACAGAAAAACAAATTACACAAGAAATTATTGAAGTTGGTAAAAGAACTGTTATAGATTTAGGAATTCACGGTTTACACCCAGAATTAATTAAAGCTGTTGGTAGAATGAAATATCGTTCTTCTTACGGACAGAATTTATTACAACACTCGCGTGAAGTTGCAAATCTTTGTGGTATTATGGCTGCAGAAATGGGCTTAAACTCTAAGGTTGCAAAACGTGCAGGTTTATTACACGATATTGGTAAAGTGCCAGATACAGAAAGTGAACTTCCTCACGCATTGTTAGGTATGCAATGGGCTGAGAAATATGGTGAAAAACCAGATGTTTGTAATGCAATTGGAGCTCACCATGATGAAATTGAAATGAAAAGTTTAATTTCTCCAATAGTTCAAGTTTGTGATGCTATTTCGGGAGCAAGACCAGGAGCAAGACGTCAAGTTTTAGATTCTTATATTCAACGTTTAAAAGACTTAGAAGATATCGCATTCGGTTTTCCAGGTGTTCAAAAAGCATACGCTATTCAAGCAGGACGTGAATTACGTGTAATGGTAGAAAGTGGTAAGGTAAATGACACAAAAGCTGCTGAATTATCTTTTAGTATTTCTCAAAAAATACAGAATGATATGACATATCCAGGTCAAGTAAAAGTGACGGTAATTAGAGAAACTAGAGCTGTTAACGTAGCTAAATAAGAAGTTCTCTTAATCTTCCAAAAGGAAGAAACATATTAAATTAAAATCCTTACTTTTATAAGTAGGGATTTTTTTTATGAAGCTATTTCCTGCTTTCCGCTATATCTTTTTTATGAAAAATAAAAAAGGATGCCGCTGTAATCAGGGCTAAACTTATTTATTAGCCAATTGCTTTAAAATTAGATTAGGAATTATTTTCTAGGATGAAAGGTTTCTACAATCTCCTTTAAATAGCTTTTATCTAGATGAACATAAACTTCTGTAGTTGTTATACTCTCATGTCCTAGCATTTGTTGAATTGCTCTTAAATCAGCACCATTTTTTAATAAGTGTGTTGCAAAAGAGTGTCTTAATGTATGTGGACTTATTTTTTTAGTCAGCTCTATTTTAATTGCTAAATCTTTAAGGATTATAAAAATCATTTGTCTCGTTAATCCTTTTCCGCGTCTATTTAAAAAAACAGTGTCTTCAAAACCTTTTTGTGGAGTTAAGTGAACTCTAATGTCTTTTATGTAGCTTGAAATATATTTCTGTGCATTGTAATGAATTGGTACAAAACGTTGTTTATTTCCTTTTCCAATAACACGTATAAAACCTTCATCAAAAAATAAATCAGAAATTTTTAAGGTAATGAGTTCACTAACACGCAAACCACAACTATACATAGTTTCTAAAATTGTTCTGTTTCTTTCTCCTTGTGGATGACTTAAATCTATAGATGAGATAAGCTCGTTAATTTCATCTTCAGACAATGTATCTGGTAATTTTCTTCCAATTTTTGGAGCTTCAATTAAGTCAGTTGGATTAGTTGTTCTATAATCTTCAAAAATTAAGTAATCAAAAAAACTTCTTAAACCAGAAATTATTCTAGCCTGACTTCTAGGATTGACTTTTTTAGCAACATCATAAATAAATTGTTGCACAGTATCTTCATCAATTGTAGTAGGGGAATAGATGACTTTATGATCCTCAAGATAAAGTATAAGTTTTTCTAAGTCTCTAGTATAACTATCAATTGTGTTCTGAGATAAACCTCTTTCTATTTTTAAAAATAATTGAAAATCTCTAATTGCATTTTGCCATTTCATGGTGTAAATATATTAAAACAGAATAAACTATTTTTTTTATACGATCTGTTTATAAAGAATTAAAATAAACTGCATAAAATATTGTTTGAATGTAAATCTATGGGGGCGTTTTCCTTATATTTGATTATATAAATTATTAAAAAAAAGTTATGAAAAAAGTATTATTTATTGCTGTAGTGGCATTATTAGGATTAGGAAATTTGAATGCACAAGATGCTAAGTTTGGAGCTGTTGCAGGTTATCACAATTTAAGCCAAAAATTAAGTGCGGAAGGAAATTCAATATCTGTTGATATCAATGGTTTTTATGTTGGTGTTTCAGGAGAGTTTACACTTTCTGAAACTTTAAACTTGCAAACTGAATTACAATATGCAAGTGCATCTCAAGATGGTGTATCTATTGATTTAATAGTTTTACCAATATTGGCAAAGTATTATGTCTCGGATGAATTTAGTTTACAAGCAGGACCTCAATTAGATTTTATAGTATCGGATTCTGAAGACGCTAATGTTTTTGGTTTAGGTTTAGCGATTGGAGCAGGATATGATATTAGTGAGAATTTTTATATTAGTTCAAGGTATGCATTTGGTTTAACAAATAGATTAGAAGATGCTCCTTCTGGAGTTTCAATAAAAATGAACACTTTTCAAGCAGGATTAGGATATAGATTCTAATTTAGAAAATTTAAAGAATATAAAAACGGAAGCATTTTTGCTTCCGTTTTTTTTTTGTCCTATTTTAGCTAAATGAAACTAATTATTATAAACGGGCCCAATTTAAATTTATTAGGAAAAAGAGAACCAGAAATTTACGGTTCTAAAACCTTTGAAGAGTTTTTTAGTGAACTTCAGCTTAAATTTAAGGATGTAGAATTATCTTATTTTCAATCTAACATAGAAGGTGAAATTATAGATAAATTACATGAAGTTGGTTTTGATTATGATGGAATTATTTTAAATGCAGCAGCTTATACTCATACTTCTGTAGGTATTGGAGATGCTGTAAAAGGAATAACTACTCCAGTAGTAGAATTACATATTTCAAATGTACATGCTCGTGAAGAGTTTAGGCATCACAGTTTTATTGCTCCAGCAGCAAAAGGTGTTTTATTTGGTTTTGGATTAAAAGGATATGAATTGGCAATTCAAAGTTTTCTTTAATTCTGAAGTTGTTTGATGTTTTTTAATTTAAGTATGTCTGGTTGAGCGCAGTCGAAACCTATTTATAACTCTAACAACATTTTAATATCTGATCGCTCATAACGTGAGTTTTCCTCTAAAACAACTTCTTTAAATCCTATTTTTTTATATAAGTTAATAGCAGGGACTAGTTTTCTGTGAGAATATAATGTGATGCTTTTCCATTCTTGATTTCTTGCAAACTCGAGACAGTAATACATTAATTTCTGACCAATTTTTAACCCTTGATATTTAGGCGAAACTGCCATTTTACTCAATTCAAAAAATGTTTTTTGGTTGATGAGTGATACAACTCCAACAATTTCATTGTTATATTTTGCGAAAAAGATAAAACCACCGGGATCAATAACATATTTCTGTGGATTACTTAAAACCTTTTTATCATAAGTTTCTACATAAAAATATTTTTCTAACCATTCAACATTTAGGTTGTAAAAGTCAGCTGCAAATTCTGGTTGATATGCTATAATTTCTAAATTTTCTTTATCCATAGTAGATAGGTTGCATTAAGGATTGAATCCATTCGAATAACTGATGATATTCTTAACCTTTTTATAGTCTTTTTAAACAAGCGTCATTGCTATGAACGAAGCAATCTGTTTATTAATTATGAGATTGCCACAGTTAACAAAAAAGTAAACTTCGCAATGACACAACTATAAAAAGATATAGTGGAAAGCCTGACTTTATTCCCCTAAAACTTTTTCTGTATTAGGGGAATAAAGAAATGCCAAAATAAATTAAATTTTAGAATTAATAATTTCCATCATTTCATTTTCTAAAACGATTGTTTTTTGATAAATATCTTCTGACTTTGCTAAAATGTCTTTCGCAAATTCTTTGTCTTTAATATCTTTTGCGTTGATACGTACATTAAAATATGCACCAGTTACCGCAGTTTTTGCACATAAAACACCAACTCCACCATCTGAAAGCGAATTTTGCAATCCGTTTTTCATCATTTCTAACATTACTTCAATAGAATTATAAGCAGTTTCCATCACTTTAAAAGGAATTTCTGTTGCGTATTTGGTAGCGTTTTCAATTGCTAATTTTCTAGCTTCAATTTCTTCGTTATTAGATTTTGGCATTCTAAAACCATCAATAATTTTATTAAAAGCATTGGTATCTTCATCAACTAAAAACAATAAGTCATTTTTATATTTTTGACCTTTTTCTGCCCAGTTAGAAAAATATTCCCATTTAGAGTCCCAACCCGCTTTATGTGCAGAAAGATTTGCAACCATTGTACCTAGAGAAACGCCCAAAGCACCAACGTAAGCAGCAATACTTCCACCTCCAGGAGCCATAGATTCTGATGCAGTTTCTTCTGCAAAATCTTTAACAGTAAAGTCGATTAGCTTTTTTTCTGAATCGGAATTCATCACATATTCTATGATTCTTTCTTGCGGATTAAATGGCTTTAAATCATCTAAACCAAGCGATTTAATTGCGATTTTTATCTTCTCGTTATCACTAATTCCTAAAGAACGTTGTTGCTTTATTAGATAAAAATCTGCTGCATCTAACATTGCTTGTAACGGAACTAAACCAACTAATTCTGAACCTGTAACTCTTAAACCACGTTTTGTAGCTGCCAAATCAGTTTCATAAAAAGCTTCGTGCATAGAAGTTATGGTAATGTTTGTTAGGTTGTATGAAATTTGTGCAATTCCATATTCGTCTATAAACCACCCAATTCCTTTTACCGCTTTTAATTTTCCAGGAATTCTTTCTGGTTCTCCATTTTTATCGAGTACTTTTTTTCCATCAACTAATTTTGCTCTTCCGTTTTCACGAATATCAAAAGCAACTGCATTTGCGCGTCGTGTAGAAGTTGAATTTAAATTTACGTTATATGCAATTAAGAAATCACGAGCAGAAATTGCAGTAACACCAGAAGAAACTATTTGTTGGTTAAATTCTGTTGGACCAAAGTCTGGTTTAAAATTTGGGTTTGATAGCTTTTCTTTCAATCCCTCATATTCTCCAGAACGAACTGTTGCTAGGTTTTTTCTATCATCAGAAGTTGCTGCGTTTTCATAGAAATAACCAGAAATGCCTAATTCTTCTCCAACTCTTTTTCCTAATTGATGTGCGTATTTTGCAGTTTCTTCCATAGAAATATTTGCAATTGGCACAAGAGGACAAACATCTGTTGCTCCAAAACGAGGATGTTCACCGGTTTGTTTACTCATATCAATTAATTCTGAAGCTTTTTTTATCAATAAAAAAGCGGCTTTAATTACATTTTCTGGCTCACCAACAAATGTAATTACAGTTCTGTTAGTCGCTTTACCGGGGTCGATATCTAATAATTTTACACCTTCAACAGTCTTTACAATATTTGCAATTGCATTTATTTTCTGTAAATCTCTTCCTTCACTAATGTTTGGAACACATTCTATAAGTTGCTTGTTCATAATATTGATTTTATTCAACGTAAAAATAGCGTGATTCGACGAAAAATGATATGAATTCTATTAAAATAATTTATATTTGTTTAACTTAGTAATATTTATAAATGAACAAAGAAAAGTGGCTTTTTGAAATAACGCCTAAAAATAATTTATTTGACTTAAATTTAAAAGAGGTTTGGCAATATAGAGATTTGTTGATGCTTTTTGTGAAACGAGATGTAGTAACTGTATATAAACAAACTATTCTTGGACCACTTTGGTATTTAATTCAGCCTTTATTTACCTCAGTAATTTTCACATTAATTTTTAATAATGTAGCTAATATTTCTACAGGAAGCGTGCCTCCGTTTTTATTCAATTTAGCTGGTATAACGATTTGGAATTATTTTAAATCTTGTTTTTCAGCAACTTCAAATACATTTAATGCAAATGCGGGTATTTTTGGTAAAGTGTATTTTCCGAGAATAATAGTTCCAATTTCAATTGTGATTTCTAATCTAGTTCGTTTTGGAATTCAGTTATTTATTTTTAGTGTTTTTTATTGTTATTATTATTATTATAAGGATGCTGATATTAGCTTAAATAGATATACAATTTTGTTTCCTGTAATGGTCTTAATAATGGGAATGTTAGGTTTAGGGTTAGGTATGATAATATCTTCAATGGTAACTAAATATAGAGATTTAAAAATATTAGTAGAATTTGGATTACAATTACTAATGTATATTTCAGCTGTAATGTATCCTGTGACATATTTTGCTGAAAAATTACCAGAGTATGTTTGGATCATTAAATATAATCCTTTAGCAGTTGTAATTGAAACTGTAAGGAATCTTTTATTAAATACAGGTGCATTCAATAGTACTATGTTTTTTTACACATTGGTAATAACAGTAATAACCATGTTTTTTGGAATTGTTATTTTTAATAAAGCAGAAAAAAGTTTTATAGATACAGTATAATGAGCGAAGTCATATTAAAAGTAGAAAATGTAAGTAAACAATACCGATTAGGGTTAGTTGGAACTGGGACTATTAAAGACGATTTAAAACGTTGGTGGTATCAATTAAAAGGAAAAGAAGATCCTTTTTTAAAGATAGGAGATGCAAATGACAGAAGTACAAAAGGTGAATCAGATTATGTTTGGGCTTTAAAAAACATTGATTTTGAAGTAAATAAAGGAGAAGTTTTAGGTGTAATTGGTAAAAATGGTGCAGGAAAATCTACTTTATTAAAAATTTTATCAAAAATAACCTCTCCAACAACTGGGAGTATAAAATTTAATGGAAGAATAGCATCTTTATTAGAAGTAGGAACAGGTTTTCATCCAGAACTTACAGGAAAAGAAAATGTTTATTTAAATGGAGCTATTCTAGGAATGACGAAGGCTGAGATTAGCGATAAATATGATGAAATTATTGAGTTTTCTGGTTGTGAGCGATATATTGATACACCTGTAAAAAGATATTCGAGTGGTATGACAGTTCGTTTAGCGTTTGCTGTGGCAGCTTTTTTAGAACCAGATATTTTAATAATCGATGAAGTATTAGCAGTTGGTGACGCTGAATTCCAAAAGAAAGCAATTGGTAAAATGCAAGATATATCTAAAGGCGAAGGAAGAACAGTTTTGTTTGTGAGCCATAATATGACAGCTGTAAAGAACCTTTGTACTAGATGCATTAATTTAGAAAATGGAATTGTAACTTTTGATGGAGATGTGAAAGAAGCTGTAGACAAGTATTTAACCGTTGAAAAGAAAATATTTGAAATAGATTTAAAAAATAGGGTTGATAGAAAAGGGACAGGAAAAGTAAAATTTAAAAGCGTGGAGTTTTTAAATAAGAAAAATGAAAAACTGGACCATATTTCATCAGGTATACCTTTAAATATAAAATGTGTTTTTGACAATTATTTATCAGAGGATAAAGTTTATAAAGCAAGATTTGATGTAAATATTTATAATGAAAACGAAGTTTTTTTAACTCAATTAACTACTTTTTCAGATAAAAAGGAATGTATTATAAATTCAAAAAATGAATTCTTTACAATTTTAATACCTAAGCTTAATTTATTACAGGGTAAATATATTTTGTCAATTTATTGTAAAATAAATGAAGATGAAGCTGATTGGATTGAAAATGCAGTTTGTTTTGATGTGCAATCAGGAGATTATTTTAATTCAGGAAGAGTAATGCCTAAAGGATTTGGAATATTTGCAACTGATCATAAAGTAAACATTACATAAAGAATGATAAAAGTTGATCTCTGGGGTAGAATGGGAAATCAAATGTTTCAATATGCATTCGCTGTAAACACCTCAAAAAAGTTTAAAACGTTTTTTTTAATAATGCCCAAAGAAAAGTTTGAATTAATTAAATTTTTTAAATTAGATTTTTTAACTAGATTATGTTATAATAAATTCATTTTTAGGTTTTATCGTTTTATTGTTGCTAAAGTATTTCTATTTCAATATATCCTTCAAAATAATGAAGGAAGTATAGAGTTGAATAATAATAAATGTTATAAAGGTTTTTTTCAATCTGAAGGTTACTTTGTGAACTCGAAAAAAGTAATTCAAAATAAATTCAAAATAAAAAAAGAATGGAAAAAAAAATATAGAGAAAAATATTATTCAATTTTTAATGAATCAGATAAAATTATTGTAATGCATATTAGAAGAACCGATTATGTTAATTTTGGAGGTGATCATGTTGGTGGGAAAAACTTAACACTTCCAATGTCTTATTATGATAATTGTTTAAGTTTAATAAATAATTTAGAAGAATACAAAGTAGTTTGTATTAGTGACGATATTAATTTTGTTAAAGATTATTTTAAAGAAAGAGTAAACTATTTTTTTTTAAAAAATGAAGCAATAATTGATTTTCAAATAATTTTGAATGCAGAAATAGCTATAATTGCAAACAGTTCGTTTTCTTGGTGGGCTGCTTATTTAAATAATAAAAAAAATAAAATAATTTATGCTCCAAAATATTGGTTCGGGTTTAAAGTAAATACTGAGATACCAGAAAATATAATACCCGAAAATTTTTTAACAGTAGAAACCAACTAATTCATACTATAAAACTAAATATATAATGTGTGGAATTAATGCCTTTTTTTCATATCAAAAAATAAACAATTCTATAATTAGTAGATTAAAATCTTGTAATGCAGATATGATTTATCGAGGGCCAAATGAACAAGATGTTTGGTACAATAATAAAATGGCCTTGGGTCAAGTAAGACTATCTATTATTGGCGTTGATAATGGACATCAGCCATTATTTAATGAAGATAAAAGTTTAGTCCTTGTATGTAATGGTGAAATATATAATTACAAAGAATTAAAGTCTGATTTAATTGGAAAAGGACACCACTTTTCATCTGAAACAGATTCTGAGGTTATTTTACATTTATATGAAGAGTATCCAGAGAATTTTAATGATAAACTTGAAGGAATGTTTGCTTATTGTTTATATGATATAAATAAAGAGAAACTAATTGTAGGTAGAGATATTGCTGGAAAAAAACCGCTTTATTATGCAAAAACAGATGAGGGTATTATTTTTTCATCGGAAGTTAAAGTTATAAAAAAATATTTCTTAAAAAATCCGTCATTAAATTTAGAAGTTTTAAGACAAACCCAAAAATTTTCTTATTCTATATCTCCAAATACAACTTATGTTAATGATATTTTAAAATTACCTTATGCGAGTTATGCTACAATTTCAGTTGACAAAGGTTATAATATTGATGTAAAAAGGTATTTTAAACGAAATATCAATCCAACTTTTGGGGGTAGTTATGAAGAGGCTTGTTTAGAAATAAAAAGATTATTATATAAAGCTGTTGAAAAAAGGTTGCAAAGTGAAGTTCCTGTGGGAATTTTATTAAGTGCAGGGATTGATTCTTCAGCAATTGCAGCTATTACTAAAGAATTTAAAGAAGATGTTAGTGTACTTTCGGCAGGATATAAAGGGAATCATGAGGTAGATGAAAGAAGAGAAGCAAAAAAATTTAGTAATTTAAAAGGTTTTAAATGGAATGAAATTGAATTAGACGAAAATAATTTTAATGGTAAATTCACTAAAATTATGTCTATACTAGATGAGCCAAATGGTGATGTTGCAATGTTTGCTCAATGGGAAATATATAAAAAAGCAAAAGAGTTAGGATTTACAGTTTTACTAAGTGGTAATGGAGGAGATGAATTGTTTTACGGATATAAATCACACAATGATTTTGCTTTAGGTTTGGATTGGACTAACACTCAAAAAAACAAAATGCCTTTGCGGAGTAAAAAGGTAATATCAAAACATTATATATACCAAATATTTAAGTTGTTGGTTTCAAAAATTGACAACCCGTTAAATAAAATTAATATTAGAAATGATTACCCATTATTTGATGAATTAGAAAAAAGCGCTTTTGAACAAAGTTTACCTTTAGATAGAAATGATTGGCATAGGGTAGATTATAAGGATTATATTGATAAAGTTTATTATTATTTAAATTACGCTTGGTTAACAAATAACTGTTATTTTTTAGCAGATAAATTAGCTATGGCAAATTCAATTGAAGTTAGAAGTCCCTTTGCTGATATTGAATTAATTAAATTTGTAGATACATTGCCTTTAGAATATAAGTTTAGAAATCAACAACCAAAGCAAATTTTAAAAGATAGTTTAAAAGGTGTTTTACCTGTTTATGTACTTAATAGAGAAAAATCGGGATTTACACCTCCAACATCATTTATTAATAATATTGTATCTAATTATAAAAGCAGTTATTTTAATGAACACCCTAGAACTTATGCTCAATTAGTAACTGATTATTTTGCAAAAACTATTTAAATTATGTTAGCACCCATTGTATTATTTGTTTATAACAGACCTTGGCATACTGAGCAAACTTTAGAAGCTTTAATGCAGAATAAATTAGCAGATAATAGTATTCTCTATATATATTGTGATGGGCCAAAACCAAATGCTTTAAAGGAAGAATTAAATAAAATAATAGAAGTTAAAGAAGTTGTCAGAAAAAATAAGTGGTGTAAGGAAGTTTATATAATTGAACAAGAAAATAATTTAGGGCTTGCAGATAGTATAGTTAAAGGTGTTACTGAAGTCGTTAATAACTATGGTAAAATAATTGTTTTAGAGGATGATATTGTAACATCAATGGGCTTTTTGAGTTATATGAATGATGCTCTTAATATATATGAAAGAGAAGAAAATGTAATGCATATTTCAGGTTATTTTTCAAAAGTAAAAGGAAGATTACCTAATTTCTTTTTTTATAACCAGGCTTCTTGTTGGGGTTGGGCTACTTGGAAAAGTGCTTGGGTTAATTATAATGGGGACAGTGTTGGTTTATATAATCAAATACTTGATTCTAACAGGGTTTTAGAGTTTAATATGAATAACTCCTATCCTTTTTTATCTCATTTAGAGGCCAATATAAGAGGGGAAATGAAAACTTGGGCAATAAAATGGCATGCATCTGTATTTTTAAAAAAAGGTTTATGTCTACATCCCGCTAAATCATTTGTTAATAATATAGGTTTTGATAATTCAGGAGTTCATTGTGAGGTTTCTGACAGATATACAAATGAATACTTAAATAACATAGACTTTAAAAAACCAAAAAAAAAAATAGAAAATATAAAAGCAAAAAGGTTAGTTGAAGAGTTTAATAAAAATGGAAATAAAAAAAATATTTTTTTAAGATTGAAAAAAATAATAAAAGTAATATATAATAAACTATGAAAGTTTTATCACCATTAACAAGTAAAGAGTCTTTATTAATAGAAACTATCAATGTTGATAAATTAAAAATTGATTACTTTGAAAGTTTAGAAATTGATGTTTCTGATTTTTTTGAAGAAATTGAAAAACTGTATGTTTTTAAATGTCAACAGACGGGATATATGTTTTATTATCCTTTTAATATATCAGGTGATAGTAATTTTTACAAGAAATTACAAAAATTTGATTGGTACTATATGCCTTGGAAATGGGAAAATGAAATGACGTTAAAGAATTTAGATGGAAATGAAAAAATTCTTGAAGTTGGTAGTGGTGGCCTAGGTTTTATTGAGAAATTGAAAAATAAAGGTTTTGATATTACAGGTCTTGAATTGAATGAAGAAAGTGTAAGAAAAGGTCAGGAAATAGGATTGGAAGTTTTGAATCAAACAGTTCAAGATCATGCTAATGCTAATAAAGGTAAATATGATCTAGTGTGTTCTTATCAAGTTTTAGAGCATATTTCAGATGTTTACACCTTTATAAAAGCTCAAGTAGATTGTTTAAAGACTGGAGGGAAACTAATTATTTGTGTACCAAACAATGATTCTTTTATAAAATTGACTAATGGGGGTTTATTAAATTGTCCTCCTCATCATATGGGGTTATGGAATAAAAAATCATTGTCAAAAATATCTTCTATTTTTGGGTTAAAAGTTGATGAAGTTTTATATGAACCTTTGCAGGATTATCATTTAAATTGGTATATAGATTCTACAAAAAGAGAAAGAATCTTTAAAAATAAATATTCTCGATATTTATTTAAGAAATTAAAAATGGATAATCTTTATTTAAAATTAATTACAAAATTTAAAAATAAAATTAAGGGTCACTCAATAATGGTTGTATATTCTAAATTATAATGAAAGTTTTAATAGTTAATTCTTACGATGTTGGTGGGGCTGCAAAAGCATGTATAAGGTTACATGAAGGTCTTATAGAAAAAGAGATTGACTCTACTATATTATTTAAAGTAAAACAAAAGAACATATCTAATTCAGTACAATTTAAAAAATTACCTGCAAAAAATACAAAAATTCAAAGGATAAAATTAAAAATTTATAGAATTTTAAAAGAATTAAAGATCATAAAACCAAAACCTGTAAAGAAACAATCCGCAATAGTTGATAGACATTCGAATTTAGAAATGTTTAGTTTTCCAAATTCAAGTTTTGATATAACGGAATCTGAGTTATATAAAGAAGCAGACATAATTAATTTACATTGGATAGCTGAATTTTTAGATTATGAAACTTTTTTTAAAAAGAATACCAAGCCAGTAATTTGGACTTTACACGATATGAATCCATTTTCAGGTGGAGAACATTTTACGGAAGAATTTTTAGGAATAAACAAGAAAGGTAAACCTATAAAAAGAGTAATTTCTGAAAGTGAAAAAAAAATATTTTCAAAAAATATAATTTTCAAAAAAAATGCTTTAAAAAATGTGTCAAACTTGCATATTGTTGTTTTATGTAATTGGATGAAAAATGAAGTAAAGAAAAATATACTATTTAAAGATTATCCAATACATTTAATTCCAAATGGCATAAACACTGATGTTTTTAAGCAGAGAGAAAAAGTGTTTTCTAGAGAAATTTTGAATATACCTCAAAATAAAAAAGTTATTTTATTTGTTTCGGATTCTTTAAGCAATAATAGAAAAGGTTTTGCATTTTTAGAAAAAGCTTTTGAAGAACTAAAAACAGATGATGTTTTTTTATGTGCCATTGGTAAAAAGAATAATTTAAAACATAATTATGATAATATTTTGGAGTTAGGTTTTATATATGATGAACGATTAATGAGTATTGCTTATTCTGCTGCAGATGTTTTTGTAATACCTTCTTTAATGGATAATTTACCAAATACGGTGTTAGAATCTATTATGTGTGGAACGCCAGTAGTTGGTTTTCCTGTTGGTGGAATAAAAGATATGATTGAAGATGGTGTTAATGGTTTATTAACAAAAGATATAAGTGTTTTGTCTTTAGTAGAAACTTTAACATTGTTTTTATGTACATGTGGTAGCTATAATTCGGGAAAAATTAGAGAAAATGCTTTAAAAAAATATAGTCAAAAAATACAATCAGAGCAATATTTAAAACTATTTCAAAGTATTTATAACAAATCAAAAATAGATATTTAAATATGAAGAAAAAAATATCTATAATTACTATAAATTACAATAATCTTGAAGGTTTAAAAAGAACAATTACTAGTGTAGCTAATCAAACTTATAAAGATTTTGAATATGTTATAATTGATGGAGGATCTATTGATGGTAGTGCAGATTATA
The window above is part of the Polaribacter sp. SA4-12 genome. Proteins encoded here:
- a CDS encoding glycosyltransferase → MKVLIVNSYDVGGAAKACIRLHEGLIEKEIDSTILFKVKQKNISNSVQFKKLPAKNTKIQRIKLKIYRILKELKIIKPKPVKKQSAIVDRHSNLEMFSFPNSSFDITESELYKEADIINLHWIAEFLDYETFFKKNTKPVIWTLHDMNPFSGGEHFTEEFLGINKKGKPIKRVISESEKKIFSKNIIFKKNALKNVSNLHIVVLCNWMKNEVKKNILFKDYPIHLIPNGINTDVFKQREKVFSREILNIPQNKKVILFVSDSLSNNRKGFAFLEKAFEELKTDDVFLCAIGKKNNLKHNYDNILELGFIYDERLMSIAYSAADVFVIPSLMDNLPNTVLESIMCGTPVVGFPVGGIKDMIEDGVNGLLTKDISVLSLVETLTLFLCTCGSYNSGKIRENALKKYSQKIQSEQYLKLFQSIYNKSKIDI
- a CDS encoding class I SAM-dependent methyltransferase; this translates as MKVLSPLTSKESLLIETINVDKLKIDYFESLEIDVSDFFEEIEKLYVFKCQQTGYMFYYPFNISGDSNFYKKLQKFDWYYMPWKWENEMTLKNLDGNEKILEVGSGGLGFIEKLKNKGFDITGLELNEESVRKGQEIGLEVLNQTVQDHANANKGKYDLVCSYQVLEHISDVYTFIKAQVDCLKTGGKLIICVPNNDSFIKLTNGGLLNCPPHHMGLWNKKSLSKISSIFGLKVDEVLYEPLQDYHLNWYIDSTKRERIFKNKYSRYLFKKLKMDNLYLKLITKFKNKIKGHSIMVVYSKL
- the asnB gene encoding asparagine synthase (glutamine-hydrolyzing) yields the protein MCGINAFFSYQKINNSIISRLKSCNADMIYRGPNEQDVWYNNKMALGQVRLSIIGVDNGHQPLFNEDKSLVLVCNGEIYNYKELKSDLIGKGHHFSSETDSEVILHLYEEYPENFNDKLEGMFAYCLYDINKEKLIVGRDIAGKKPLYYAKTDEGIIFSSEVKVIKKYFLKNPSLNLEVLRQTQKFSYSISPNTTYVNDILKLPYASYATISVDKGYNIDVKRYFKRNINPTFGGSYEEACLEIKRLLYKAVEKRLQSEVPVGILLSAGIDSSAIAAITKEFKEDVSVLSAGYKGNHEVDERREAKKFSNLKGFKWNEIELDENNFNGKFTKIMSILDEPNGDVAMFAQWEIYKKAKELGFTVLLSGNGGDELFYGYKSHNDFALGLDWTNTQKNKMPLRSKKVISKHYIYQIFKLLVSKIDNPLNKINIRNDYPLFDELEKSAFEQSLPLDRNDWHRVDYKDYIDKVYYYLNYAWLTNNCYFLADKLAMANSIEVRSPFADIELIKFVDTLPLEYKFRNQQPKQILKDSLKGVLPVYVLNREKSGFTPPTSFINNIVSNYKSSYFNEHPRTYAQLVTDYFAKTI
- a CDS encoding alpha-1,2-fucosyltransferase yields the protein MIKVDLWGRMGNQMFQYAFAVNTSKKFKTFFLIMPKEKFELIKFFKLDFLTRLCYNKFIFRFYRFIVAKVFLFQYILQNNEGSIELNNNKCYKGFFQSEGYFVNSKKVIQNKFKIKKEWKKKYREKYYSIFNESDKIIVMHIRRTDYVNFGGDHVGGKNLTLPMSYYDNCLSLINNLEEYKVVCISDDINFVKDYFKERVNYFFLKNEAIIDFQIILNAEIAIIANSSFSWWAAYLNNKKNKIIYAPKYWFGFKVNTEIPENIIPENFLTVETN